Part of the Senegalia massiliensis genome is shown below.
TATATGAAAATTTTAAAGAGATTTATACTAATCCTTTTATTAATAATATCGAAGATTTTAGTAATTATTTATCAAGTTTTTGTGAACTCAATTCCGATAAATTCGAATTCAAAGTTATGTATAGAATGGTAATTGAAAAAAATAATATGATATCACCTCGACTTAACTCTTCAATAGATATAAAAGTTCTTACTAAACACATTGTTGATAATGTCCTAATTTTTGATGATATTAAAGAAAGACAAAAATATTGGTTGAGAAAAAAACAGTTAATAGATGAAAGGCGACAATTTATAATTCTAAAAGAACAGCAGATTATATCATGGTGTAAAGTATCCGATATAGACTTTAAAGGTGCAAATATAGCTGTATTTACTCATCCAGATTATAGGTCAAAAAAACATGCTCAAGCTTTGGTAAAAAATGCCATTAGCTGGTGTTTCAATAATGGATATCTTCCAATCTATTGGGTAGATTCCAAAAATCTAGCTTCCTTAAAAGTTGCTACAAATTTAGGTTTCAATATCAAATCATTAGAATATGTTATAAAAAAGAAATGACTTATATATTTAAACTATCATACAAATCATTAATATCATCTTGCCTAATTCCTAAATATCTCTTAGTAACGTTCAAATTACTATGATTTAAATTCTCCATAATAAGAGCAGGATTAAATCCGTTTTTCCAGGCATGATACCCCCAAGTCTTTCTTAAAGTATGGGTTCCCACATTATCTTCAATCCCTACAACCTTAGCTCCATTCTTTAAGATATTAAGAGCCTGTTGCCTTGTTAGAGGCTTGTTATTTCCCTCTCTAGACTTAAAAATATAATCATCCATAGATAAGGTATCTGAATTATTTAAAAGCTCTCTAAGGGCTTTCTGAGAGGTCTTGTTAAGTTTAATTTTCCTTTCTTTCTTAGTTTTCTTCTCTATTAAGTTTACTTCCTTAAAACTTCTCTTATTTTCCTTTAAAACATCACTCCATTTTAGATTAAGTAAATCTGAAATTCTAAGAGCAATATTAATACCTAAAACAAACATTGTATAATCTCTAATATCTTTTCCTTTTAAATAATTTTTCATAGCATTAATTTTCTTTATATCTCTAATTGGATCAACTAATTTCATTTCTTCACCTCAACTAATCTTAATAATTTTTAGCATATATTCTAGGTTCTCTATCTTTATGTACTTCACTACATTTAATACATACAATTGTGTTATCTATAGGGGCATAATAAGCAAATTCCTTATCCTTAAAATCTTTACCACAACTTTGGCAATAACTTTTTCTAGTTTTCTTTACCTTAATATATTCACTCATTTAAAAACCTCCTAATAGTTTTACATATTACTATTATATCATAAGTTATGACAAACCTAAACAATAAAAATAAAAAAGGATAA
Proteins encoded:
- a CDS encoding GNAT family N-acetyltransferase yields the protein MNYNYYDYYKKFLGIENNIKINNKINLIPNISRTKPISENYYYPLICSMIDDNVFCSLTPELYENFKEIYTNPFINNIEDFSNYLSSFCELNSDKFEFKVMYRMVIEKNNMISPRLNSSIDIKVLTKHIVDNVLIFDDIKERQKYWLRKKQLIDERRQFIILKEQQIISWCKVSDIDFKGANIAVFTHPDYRSKKHAQALVKNAISWCFNNGYLPIYWVDSKNLASLKVATNLGFNIKSLEYVIKKK
- a CDS encoding tyrosine-type recombinase/integrase; its protein translation is MKLVDPIRDIKKINAMKNYLKGKDIRDYTMFVLGINIALRISDLLNLKWSDVLKENKRSFKEVNLIEKKTKKERKIKLNKTSQKALRELLNNSDTLSMDDYIFKSREGNNKPLTRQQALNILKNGAKVVGIEDNVGTHTLRKTWGYHAWKNGFNPALIMENLNHSNLNVTKRYLGIRQDDINDLYDSLNI